The Actinomycetes bacterium genome contains a region encoding:
- a CDS encoding glycosyltransferase has product LAQTYERIEVLVVGDACDEATSRAVESVADSRIRFVNLPRRGTYPRDPLNLWRVAGVHPMNAALTLARGDWIAPCDDDDEFTPTHVEELLATAKLGRHEMVHSKALLACEGGGWRVVGRPRLREGSISHGSVLYSAGLRFFRMSDTCWRLGEPADWNLWKRMRAAGVRIGFHDNVTYRHY; this is encoded by the coding sequence CCTGGCCCAGACCTACGAACGCATCGAGGTCCTCGTGGTGGGTGACGCGTGCGACGAGGCGACCTCTCGTGCGGTCGAGAGCGTTGCCGACTCACGGATCCGGTTCGTCAACCTGCCTCGACGCGGCACGTATCCGCGTGATCCCCTGAACCTCTGGCGCGTGGCTGGCGTTCATCCCATGAACGCGGCCCTCACCTTGGCCCGCGGAGACTGGATCGCGCCGTGCGACGACGATGACGAATTCACCCCCACCCACGTCGAGGAGCTCCTGGCGACCGCGAAGCTGGGACGCCACGAAATGGTCCACAGCAAGGCGCTGCTCGCGTGCGAAGGAGGGGGTTGGCGGGTCGTAGGGCGTCCACGCCTTCGCGAAGGTTCCATCTCGCACGGCAGCGTCCTGTACAGCGCGGGCCTGCGCTTCTTCCGGATGAGCGACACCTGCTGGCGCCTGGGAGAACCCGCCGACTGGAACCTGTGGAAGCGGATGCGCGCGGCAGGTGTGCGCATCGGTTTCCACGACAACGTCACGTACCGGCACTACTGA